In Lysobacter firmicutimachus, one genomic interval encodes:
- a CDS encoding terminase endonuclease subunit: MSLAKAHFLRVRAAEASASTAHGEPIDATAYELMLMQLAEHRRRLKTLQSVERKVEMKRRILPEYAPWIDGVLQGGRGGQDKVLMTVMVWHMDAGNYGEALRIADYALRFDLAMPDDYQRTTATVIGDEIADAALNEQGAGMAFDLDVLTQAEALTRDADMPDEVRAKLHKALGIAHMAQAGDPPYAGAAVAWAESAREHLRRALKLHDRVGVKKEIERLDRALKPPLTTSGSPGVAKRRKRRS, encoded by the coding sequence ATGTCGCTCGCAAAAGCACACTTCCTGCGCGTGCGCGCCGCCGAGGCGTCCGCTTCGACGGCGCACGGCGAACCCATCGACGCGACCGCGTATGAGCTGATGCTCATGCAGTTGGCCGAGCATCGGCGCCGGCTCAAAACCTTGCAGTCGGTTGAACGCAAGGTGGAGATGAAGCGTCGGATTCTGCCCGAGTACGCGCCGTGGATTGACGGCGTGTTGCAAGGCGGTCGCGGCGGACAGGACAAGGTGCTGATGACGGTCATGGTCTGGCATATGGACGCCGGCAACTACGGCGAAGCGTTGCGCATCGCGGACTATGCATTGCGGTTCGATCTTGCAATGCCCGACGACTACCAGCGCACGACCGCAACCGTCATCGGCGATGAAATCGCGGACGCGGCGTTGAATGAGCAGGGTGCCGGCATGGCGTTCGATCTGGACGTGTTGACCCAGGCCGAAGCATTGACCCGCGATGCGGACATGCCCGACGAAGTGCGGGCGAAGCTGCACAAGGCGCTTGGTATCGCGCACATGGCGCAGGCCGGCGACCCGCCGTATGCCGGCGCGGCGGTGGCCTGGGCCGAGTCCGCCCGCGAACACCTGCGTCGCGCTTTGAAATTGCACGACCGCGTCGGCGTCAAAAAAGAAATCGAGCGCTTGGACCGCGCATTGAAACCACCCCTTACCACGTCCGGGTCGCCGGGCGTTGCGAAGCGCCGCAAACGCCGTTCGTAA